CGCGCCTTCTGGGAGGCCGCCCTGCGCGTCCACCCCGACGCCCCCGACGAGGCCCGCCGGCTCCGGTTCGGGCGTCCGGGCGAGATCGTGGAGCTGTTCCGCGCGGCGGGGATGCACGCCCTCACCGAGACCAAGCTGACCGTGTCGTCGCGCTACGAGGACTTCGACGAACTGTGGTCCAGCTTCCAGGCGGGCGTGGGGCCTGCCGGCGGCTATCTCGCCACCCTGGACCCGGACGACCGCGAGCGGGTGCGCGCCGCGATGCACGCCGAACTCGGCGGGCCGCGCGGCCCCTTCACCCTGTCGGCGACCGCCCGCGCCGCCCGCGGCGTCGTCTAGGGGCGCCCCCGGGTGCCCGCGCGGGGCGGCGTCCGTCCGGCCGGGCCATGAGGCCCGGGGTCCGGCCGGCGGGATCGCTCCCGGGACGCGGCGGCGTCAGTCGCCGACGGTGTCGATGCCGCGGGAGACGATCTGCGGGTCGGGTTGCAGGACGACCGAGTCGTCGCGTCCCTCGTAGTCGAACTGGTTCAAGAACGCCCGCATCGCGTTGAGGCGGGCCCGCTTCTTGTCGTTGGAGCGGATCGTGATCCAGGGCGCGTGGTCGGTGTCGGTGCGCTCGAACATCGCCTCCTTGGCGGCGGTGTAGTCCTCCCACCGGTCCAGGGACTCGAGATCCATCGGGGAGAGCTTCCACCGGCGCACCGGGTCGATCTGCCGGATCGCGAACCGGGTGCGCTGCTCACGCTGGGTGACCGAGAACCAGAACTTGGTGAGGTGGATCCCGGCGTCGACGATCATCCGCTCGAACTCCGGGGCCTGCTTCATGAACGTCTCGTATTGGGCGTCCGTGCAGAACCCCATCACCCGTTCGACGCCGGCGCGGTTGTACCAGGACCGATCGAACAGCACGATCTCGCCGAAGGTCGGGAAATGCTCGATGTAGCGCTGGAAGTACCACTGCCCGAGTTCCTTGGTGGTGGGCTTGGTCAGCGCCACGACGCGGGCCGCCCGCGGGTTGAGGTGCTCGGTGAACCGCTTGATGGTGCCGCCCTTGCCCGCGGCGTCCCGGCCCTCGAACAGGATGATGTGCCGGATGTCGTTGTCCTGGCTCCAGTACTGCAGCTTGAGCAGTTCGACCTGCAGCTTGTACTTCTCCGCCTCGTACTCGTCGCGGGTGAGCAGGGTGTCGTAGGGGTAGTCCTCGCGCCAGGTCTCCACCGCACGGCCGCCCGGATCGATCAGCATCGGATCCGGGCCCTCCGCGTCACCGACGGAGTAGCCCTCGTTCACGAGCTTGTCGATGAACTGCCGCAGATTCTCGCGCTGGCCAGGGCCTTCCTCGAGAATCTCCTGGAGGTTGTTCGGGTCCATGGCACTCCTGGGCTGGCGGCTGCGGGATCGTTCCCAGCCTAACAACCCCAGGCGTCCTACAGTGGACGCGTGAATGACCGAATGGTGTGGATCGACTGCGAAATGACCGGACTCGACCTGGGCGCCGACGCGCTGATCGAGGTGGCGGCGCTGGTGACCGACGGCGAGCTCAACGTGCTCGGCGAGGGCGTGGACGTCCTCATCAAGCCGCCGGCCGCCACGCTCGAGGCGATGGGCGACTTCGTCCGGCAGATGCACACCAACTCCGGCCTCCTCGACGCACTGGAGTCCGGCACCACGCTGGAGGACGCCGAGGCGCAGGTGCTCGCCTACGTCCGGGAGTGGGTCCCCGAGGAGCGCAAGGTGCCGCTGGCGGGCAACACGGTCGGCACCGACCGGGCGTTCCTCGCCCGCGACATGCCCACGCTCGAGGGTCACCTGCACTACCGCAACATCGACGTCAGCACGATCAAGGAACTGGCGCACCGCTGGTTCAGCCGCGCCTACTTCAACTCCCCCACGAAGTCGGGCAACCACCGCGCGCTGGCCGACATCCAGGAATCGATCGAGGAACTGCGTTACTACCGCGAGGCCGTCTTCGTCGCCTCCCCCGGACCGGACGCAGCCGCGCTGCGCACCCTCGCTCGCAAGCACCAGGGCGCCCTCACGGGGAACCGCCATCCGAAGGCTCCGGCGCCCGTGGAAACCCGCACCGAGGCGGCCGAGATCTGAGGTGCGGCGGGTCGTCATCGACGCCGTGTGGTGACCCCCTACTGTGATGCCACCGAGGCGGTTGGATCGACTCAACCGGCTCGGCGCCACATTTTCACGAAGGAGTCCCGCATGACCGAGCCCGGCACCGCAGCCCCGCTCCCCGCGCCCATCAGCCACGTCGTCGCCGCCGGCGACACGCTGGGCAAGATCGCGCAGCAGTACGGCGTCACACTCGATGACCTGCTGAGCTGGAACGCCATCAGCAACCCCGATCTCATCCAGATCGGGCAGACCATCGAGCTGGCGGATCCCAACGTGGACAAGGAGTACATCGTCGTCGCCGGCGACACCGTCTCCGAACTCGCCGCCCGGTTCGGCAAGCGCTGGGTCGACATCGCCGCCGTCAACAAGCTCGACGACGTCAACCTGATCTACGTGGGCCAGAAGCTGATCATCCCGGCCCAGGGCGTGGCCCGCGGTCGCTGATTCGGCAGACCCTCCGGATTTCACGTCGGTGCCGCCAGCCGCTATGCTGATCTTCGCTGTCCGCAGCGATGGTGGGTATAGCTCAGCTGGTAGAGCACCTGGTTGTGGTCCAGGATGTCGCGGGTTCGAGTCCCGTTACTCACCCCAAACGGGTCAGGTGTGAACTTGCGACCAAGGGGCCACCCTTGGTCGCGGTTCGCGCCTGGCCCATTTTCTTCGCCTCGGCGGCCCAGCTCAGGGCGTCGGCGTGGAGGCCGGAGAGGCTCAGTCCGTCATACGGGTTCCGGTAGCCGACGCGCACGTCGTTGTCCTCGTCGATGTAGATCGCCCTGAACAGTGCTTGGTTGCACAGTCGGCGGTTCGCGTCGTCGGCGTGCTCGTAGAGGTCGGCTGCGTTGGACAGCAGTTTCAGCGAGTCGTCGAGGTTCGCCCGCGCGTCGGCATAGTGGCCGTGGTGAGCGGTGATCCGGTGCTCGATGGTCTCCAACGACGCGGTGATCCGGTCCTGCTCCTTCTTGAGCAGGTCGAGCGGGATGGCTCCGGCGTAGTGGGCTTGCAGCAACTTCTGCTGCTCGCCTTCGAGTTGGGTTCTCCGGGACGCGAGGTCGGCAAGTTCGGCGGCTCCTTCGGCCATCATCTCGTCGAACCGGGCATGGATCATCGCCGAGACCGCCTGCGTCGTCTCGGGATCGAGCTGCACCTTGGCATAGAAGCGCTCGATGAGCCGTTCGACCTGCTCGATGAGCATCGCCTGCCGGGTGCAGTCGCCTCTGCCACCATGCCTGCTCGCGCACACGAAGTACGGGTAGATCGTGCCCTGGCTGCTCTTGGCGTTGCACACCAGTAGCCGCGAGCCGCACTGGCCGCAGAACACCGTCCCCTTCAAGTAGTGCTCGTGGACTTGCGTTGCATCTGCTGCCGAGCGGTGCGTGCCGAGCACGGTCTGCACCTGGTCCCACACCTCGTTGGGGACGATGGCCTCGTGCGCTCCGGCATAGGTCACGCCCTGGTAGCGGACGCTGCCCTTGTAGTACGGGTTCGTCAGCATCCGATGCACCGACGACTTCCCGATGGGTCGGGACGGTCGCCGCGGCGACGCCGCTGTCGTGAGCCCGCGCGCTACGAGCTCCTGGTGAAGCTGGCTCGTCGTCCAGTCGCCGGATGCGAACACCTGGAACGCCCACCGCACCAACGGGGCTCGCTCCTCGTCGATCTCGACGGTGCGTACTTCCCGCCCGAACTCGTCGCGCACGCCGACGTTGCGGTAGCCGATGGGTGCCTTCGTCACGGTGCCGCCCTGCGCGGCCTTCTGCGACAGACCCTTGACGACCTCGGTGGCGAGGTTGCGGGAGTAGAACTCCGCGATCGAGGACATGATGCCGTGCAGCAGCATCCCGGACGGGGTCTCGTCGATGTTCTCCGTGGCCGACACCAGCGTGACGCCGGCGTCCTTGAGGGCGAGGTGGATGGTCACGTCGTCGGCTCGGTTGCGGGCGAGCCGGTCGACCTTGTGGACGATGCAGTAGTTCGTCTTGTGCTTCGCGACGTACTGGATCATCCGCATCAGTTCGGGCCGGTCGGCCTTGCGCGCGGACTCGCCCGCGTCGACGAACTCCTCGATGATCGTTGCTCCGAGCTGGTCGGCCTTGCGCTGGTTCGCCTCGCGCTGGGCCGGGATCGAGAAGCCCTCCGCCTGGCCGCCCTTCTCCGCCTGCTCCTTCGTGGAGACCCGTAGGTAGGAGACGGCGAATGATCCGGGGAACGGGGTGGGCGCTACGAGGCTGTCTATCGCGGTTCGGTCCGCGTCGATGATCGTCATGGCTCTTCTCCACAGTCACTGGTCCTGCCGACGCGGACTTGTGAGAGCGGATGTTGATCGTGAGAAGAGCCCGAAGGCTGTAGGACTAGGCCGAGTCGGCCACGTTTACTTTGCCTCGCCGTGGCGGCGAAGCGCTAGGACCACAACATCCGCCATCCGCGACGGATGCCTCCATTCTACGACGACGCGCTCGCGGAGGCACGAGGGCGCTTCGGTCGCGTCGATCCCTCCGAACGGCACGCTCCCGACTGTTGGAGCGCCAGGCGGATCAGCAGCTCGCAGAGCTTGTCCAGGTCGGGCGGCTCGTGGAACTCGGCGCGGATCGTCAGCTCGCGCTCGCTCTGTTGACGCTGCCCGGTCTTCCGTTCATAGCGGCGCGCCACGATTCACACCTCGCCCGTCTCCGGGTCGATGCCCGCGAAGAAGGCATCCTCTGCTTCCTGGCGCGCATCCACCATGTCGATCACGAACCGAGCGAAGTCTTCGTCGCGATCCGTGATCGGTGAGTCCTCGATGGGCTGAGTGGGGTCTTCACCGGGCCAGCTCGTCTGGCGAGTCGGGCGGTCTCGGTCGAGCCGCGTACCGCAGGCCGACACCCAATCACGAAGGCGGGCACGGGCATCGGCGAAGTCGCGGTGCCAGCCGAGCGGTGCCGACCCATTCTGCTCGGGGTCGTATGCGCACAGCCAGTGCAGGTGCAGCGCCGACAGTTCCCAGAGGAGCTCGGGGTGACGGTGCCAGTAGGGCGGAACGACGCTGGCCGGAAGTCCGTAGGTGTGGCGAAGCCAGTCCACCCAACGGTTCAGTTCGAGCAACTCGGCTTCGAGATCGTTGGCGGTCAGCAGATTCCAGTTGACCGGATGCGGCGGCTCGGGCACGTCGAAACGCGGGGACGCGAGACCTGCCTCGGGTGGCATGTCGTCGTGCTCAGGGTGGAACTGATCGCTCATGGCGGGATCGCTCACATTCCGATGGCAGCCGCGGTGGACGGCGCGGCCTGCTGAGGTCCGGTGAACGCCGCGGCGTCTCGGCCGGAAGTGCGTTCGCTGCGATCCACCTCGTAGCGGGTGCGGGCGAGGTCGTGTCCGATGCGCGTCGCGATGAACTCCTCGCCCTCGTACCGCTGGCCGTTGCGCTCGTAGGAGTAGTCGCGCACCCGTCCGTCGGCGATGATGTTGTCGCCCTTGGCGAGCCGCTCGGCTCCCTGCTCGGCAGCACCGCGATACGCAATGAGGTCGTGGAACGTCGTCTCCAGTTGCGTGAAGGAGTTGTCGGGCTCCTTGCGGTAATGCTCGATGCCGACCTTCATGTAGAGCCGTGCGTCGCCGCGGTCGGTGTAGCTGAGCTGCGGGTCCGAGGCGACAAAGCCGGAGATGGACTGGTGGGTACGAATGGCCATGATGGCGTCCTCCTGAACTCGGGCGACCAGCCGTGTGTGGCCGCTGTGTCAGGCAGGTGCGCTTCGGCACCCAGACGCAGCGTCAGGTGACGGGGCGGTGGCGCAGCAGTGTTTCGAGTTCGTCGCGGTCGCTGCGGAGTTGCGCGGCATCGGGGCGAGTCGGCCAGGCGCGGAGGTCGGTGACGATGGGCGGCGCGGAGCGCAGCATCGCAATGCCGGTGCCGAATGGCAGGGTGCGGATGCGGTCTGGCGGCAGGATCGGGACGCGGCGGATCGAGCGCTGGTTGGAGCGGGTGCCGTGGTCGCCGAGTGTCACGCTGTCGGTGTACTCGTCGCGCTCTCCGATGAGCGTGGAGAGGTCTTGGAGGTCGCGGCTGTTGGATGCGCCGCCGAGGATGATCTTGACGATGCTAGCGTCCCAGATCGCGCCGGCCTGGTGTTCACTCCACCTGTCGCGAGCCTGTGCGAGGGACTGCAAGACCGGCATGGTCGTGATCCCGGTGCCACCGCCTTCGGCCATGAGCGTCGGCAGTGACGGCAGCGGTGCGAGATTCCCGATCTCGTCGAGCGCGAGCAGTAGCGGCGGGTCGAGCCGTGCTCCGGGCGAGCGGGCGGCAAGTCGGCGGGCGGTTTCGATGAGGTCTTCGACGAACGCCGCGACCAGCGATGCCGAGGCTCCTGCTCCTGCTCCGGTGGCGAGCAGGTACAGGGTGCCTTGTTCGGTGAGGAAGGTCTCGGGGTCGAAGTGCTCGTGCGGGCCTGGCGTGACGGCATCGAGCACGCGCGGGTCGGCCAGTGCGGCCAGTGCGAGGGAGACGCCTTGCCAGATGCTGTCGCGGGTCTTGGGGTCGGCGTCGATCATCGCGGCCAGGGAGTCGTCCCAGCCCATCGCCGCGTTCGGGTGTGAGTTGAGGATGGCGACGGCTTCGGACGCGGCGCTGGGGTCGAGGGTCCATCTGAACAGCTCGGCTGGCTGGCGGCCGTCGAGCGCGGCGGCATGCAGCAGGCTTTGGAGTGCGGTGCGGGTTTTGCCTTCCCAGAACCCGCCGGACTCGACCCCTCCGGCGCTGAGTCCTGTGGCGGCTGCGAGGCCGTTAGCGCGGATCATCGCGGTCAGCGGATCGTCACAGCCGCGAATGGGCGACCAGCGCAGCCCGGCGGGGATGCCTTCGGCGAGGTGTTGCGGGTCGAACACCGCGACCGGTCCGCCCCTGCGGCGTCGGGCGCGGAGGGTCGCGGTGAGGTTGTCGGGCCTGGTGCTGGTGGTGACGACCGCTCCGGGTGCGTCGAGGATCGCGTTGATGACGACATGTAGGCCCTTGCCTGAGCGGGGTGGGCCGATCAGCAGGATCGAGTCTTCGACAGATGCCCAGACCTCCGTCCCGCGACTGGCACCGAGGAGGTAGCCGACATCCTGCGGGGCTGGTGATTCCAAGGAGGGGCGCAGTGTGGCCGCGCGGTGCAGCAGTGCCTTCGCGGATGCTGCGGTCTTGACTTCATGGCTGGTCGCGATCCCGGCAAGGCGGTGCGGGTCGGTCTCGGTCTTCCGCGTGTGGCGGCGCAGCACGATCCACACCCAGACGATCCCGGTGGCGAGTCCGCCGAGCAGTGCCGCGCTGACGAGCCAGTAGGCGACCGGGTTGAGACCGTCGGCACCGAGCGCGGTTGCCGGGTCGCCGGGGTTGAACAGCACGGCGAGTCCCGCCGCTGCGCCGGCGTCTGGCTGGGGTGTGCCGGTGAGGAACGCGGCGACACTGCCACCGGCGCGGAGAACGAGGGCGATCCCGAACATGCCGATCAGCCCAATGAGGGCGGCATTGGTGAGTTCGTCGCCCATGCCCCCGGCCTGCCGCTGGTTCATGTCAGCCGCCGCACCGCGAGCGTGCCCGAGATGCGCCCGAACAGGATCACCTCGTGTGTGCCGTCGGGTAGGTCGTCGAGGTCGATGAGCGTCCGGGCTTCGCCGGTCCCGGTAGCGTCGGTGTGGGAGACGATCGTCGCGACAGCGACATCCTCGCCAGGCACGAACCCGCCCGCGGTGACCTCAGCCAAGCGCGGCACCCGTCGGGCGTGGCGACTTCGACGAGTTTCCGGCGCAGGGGTCTCGGACGGTGCGACTGCGCGTCGGGGTTTGCGGGTGCGGAGGATGTCGGTGAAGACGCTGCCGTCGTTCTCGCGCACCTCGACTCGGACTGCGATGGTGCGGTCGTTGGTGATGGCATCCATGAGCGGCCCGAACGTCGCGCGCGTCCAGTCGCCCGCGTCCGGCGACGCGAACGGTGTTCCATCGACCGTGGCGGTGAGGGTGCCGTCTGCAGCGACGGTGACGAGGACGTGCGGCAGCTCGACGGGAGCCGTGGCATCGTCTTCGTTCGGGGTGGATCGGCGCGGGCCGGTGAGGTTCATCGGTGTCCTCCTGCGGCGCGGCTGCTGGTGTCGAACAGGGCGAGTTCGTCGGGGTGGAGTTGGTGCTGGCAGACGAAGCTCCTGGCCTTGATCCGCCACAGCCCTTGGCCGACGCCAAGGTTCGGCAAGAGCTGCTGCTCCGTGCCGGTCAGACCGAGGGCGGTCGCGGTCGGTCCGAGCTGGTCGGACTCCTGCCGGTACACGATCCGCGTTTCCGCGTTCGCGAGTAGTGAGTTCGCCAGGGAGCGCATGGCTGAGCCTTGGTCGCCCACGTTGTCGAGGTCGGTGAGCTTGTGGAAGATCAGCATGTTCGCGATCCCGTAGTGCCGCGCGAGTCGCCAGTGCGCATCCATCCGCCGCAGCAGCGCTGGATGGGACATGAGCCGCCAGGCCTCGTCGTAGATCACCCACCGCTGTCCACCGTTCGGGTCGAGCAGCGCGGACTCCATCCACGCCGACGAGCACGTCATCAACACCGAAATGAGCGTCGAGTTCTCGGTGACGCGCGAGAGGTCGAGCGAGATCATCGGCAGCGACGGGTCGAACGCGACCGTCGAAGGCCCGTCGAACAGTCCGGCCAGGTCGCCGGCCACGAGACGGCGCAGCGCGTGGCCGACGAGCCTGCCGTCCTCGGCCAACCGGCCGTCGGCATCCGCGCTCGGGGCGAGGATGCGGTCAACGACCATCGGCAGGATCGGCACATCGTTCTCCCGCACGGTCTGGGTCAGGGCGATGTCGATCGCGGTGTGCTCCAACGGCGACAATCCCCGCGCGAGCACGGTCTCCGCGAGTGCGCCGATCAGGTCACGCCGTCGGGCTGCGACAGTGGACGCCCATTGCTCATCCGAGAGACCGCTGGGCCGGTGGCCTTCATCGAGCGGATTCAGGCGAGTGTTGAGTCCGTGACCGAGGACGATGGCACGTCCACCGACGGCGTTGGCGACGGCGGTGTGTTCGCCCTTCGGGTCGCCGGGCACGTATACGCGCCGTCCGAACGGTAGCGAGCGCGTGTAGAGGGACTTGGCCAGCGATGACTTGCCGGAGCCGACGATCCCGGCCAGCACCACGTTGGGTGCGGTGATGATGCCGCGTGCGTAGAGCACCCACGGGTCGTAGACGAAACTCCCGCCCGAGTAGAGGTCTTGGCCGACGAACACGCCATCGGCGCCGAGACCGCCCTCGGCGACGAACGGGTACGCACCCGCCAGCGTCGCCGACGTGTCCTGATGCCGCGTCAGATGGAACCGGCCCGGAGTGCGCAGCCGCGCAGCGCCGGACTCGCCTGCCTTCGGCAGGTAGACCGTCGCGCGGCGCTCGGCACGCTCCTCCTCGGCCTTTGCCTTCGCGGCGGCGAGCGCGGTCCTTCGCTGCTCGGCGTGGAGTCGGGCCTCGGCCTTGCGGCGCTGCTTGCGGAGCTTCCGCCGCTCCTTCGACGGTGCCACCAGGACAGCGGTATGCAGCCGCGCGCGATCCTCGGTCACCGCACCAGCCCCCGCGACTGCTTGACCGCCGTGATCTTGGCCGGCTCGAACCACGACCCATCCCGCTTCGGGGTCGGCGGGTCGGCTCGCTTCGGAGCGCCCGGCGACGAGTACGACACCAGAAGCTCCGGCCCCGGCTGCACCGGAGCCGGTTCGACCAGCTCGGCATCCTGGGGCTCGGCCTCTGGTTCGGTGTAGCGGCGCAGCAGCGAGACGTAGCCGATATGCGGGTTGACGACCAGCGCGTAGTCGCCCGAGAGCGCAACCCGATCGTTGGTGCCCTCGCCGGGCTTGTCGTAGACATACCCGTTCTCCAGCGCGGCCTGCGTGGTCTCGTCGCCGTAGTCCCACTGCGCGAGGAAGTCCACCGCATCCACGTGTCCCAGCTCGCCCAGGATGTGCAACGGCCGGTCGGCCTCCTCGCCCTGGAGGAACACCACGCTGACCCACCGCGACGGCATGACCTCCTCGACGGCGGGCTCGGGGTGCCAGGCGATCCGCCCCGCGGCGATGAAGCCTTCCGCGAGCCGGTCGTGGGCCCGGTCGACGAGGTTCGCGGCCTGACGCAACTCTTCCGCAGCAGCGAGCGCCTCCCGCACGCCTGCCTCGTGGCTTCCGGCGTCGTTGAACGCGTGCGCGGCCTTGCGCTCGTGAACATCGGCGATCTGGTCGAGCGCCTGCCGCAGCGAGCGCATGCCCGAGGACAGATCACCGATCACCCCGTACATCTCGGCGGGCTGATCGAAGCCCCGGCTCGCGTGCGCGAGGCCGCGCAAGGCTTCGGACGCCTCGGCGGCGTCGGCAGTCGAATCGAAGAACGTAGGCATGGTGACCTCCTGGTGCCGTATGACGGGGAGGTGCGCACCAGCGAACGGAAAATGTCGGTGGTGCGGCCTAGCGTTGTAGATGACACGAGGGCAAACGAGGCAGGAGCCCGACAGAGTGAGCGCAAGTCAGTACCGAGGACAGCTTGACCGCAAGCGCAAACAGCGGATCGACGCGGACAAGAAGGCGGGTGAGTACCGGTCGAAGGAGTCCTCGAAGCGAGCCGATGCCGCCAAGGCGCGGCAGGCTGCCGCAAAGACGACGAGCAGTTCCACCCGCAGCAGCAAGTTGCGGGACGCCGAGCGCCGCGAGAAGGAAGCGGAGACTGCGGGCAAGGAGGCCAGCCGCTGGCAGACCCGGGCAGCCGGCTACGCGAAGGACGAGGCCGCGCTACAGACCAAGCTCTCCCGTGCCGAACAGTCGGAGGCCGATGCCGCCGAGAGACGCCGAAAGAGCGAGCAGCAGCGTGCCGACCGGCGGGCGGCGGCTGAACGTGCCCAGCTTGAATCGCGGATCAGCGGTGCCGAGGTAGCCGTCAGTCACGCGCTGCGTCAGCTCCCAGCGCCCAAGCCGGAGAAGCTCCGAGTGCTCATGCTGGGTGCTTCGGCCGAAGGTGACCTCCGCGTTGGAAGGGAGCAGAAGCGCATCCGGGCAGCGGTCGAGTCGGCTTTGCACCGTGACCAGATCGAACTCGATGTGCGGCCAGCAGCAACTACGGCTGACCTACTGGACGGCATCACGAAGTTCCGTCCTCACGTGGTCCACTTCTCGGGCCACAGCAACGACGACCTGATCGTCTTTGAGGATGAAGCAGACGAACCCCACGAGGGAGTGATCGTGACGGCGCTAGCCTTCGCACGCGCGATCAGCGCAACCGACGATCCTCCGCTCCTCGTCCTGCTGAACTCGTGTCGCTCCGCAGCCCAGATCGACGACCTGGTGGCTCGAGTCGTGCCGTTCGCGATCGGGATGGCCGACAGCATCGAAGACGCCGATGCGATCAACTACGCCGCACAGTTCTACGCGGCAGTCGCAAACGGGCAGTCCATCATCTCTTCGCATCTGTCGGGACAGGCTGCGCTCGAACTCGCGGGACTGGAAAGCGCTGACCTGCCGACCCTTGCTTGGGCACCCGATGTCGATCCATCAGCCACGATCCTCGTCAGCCCTGAAGGCTGAACTCAGACCCGCCGGCAGAGCGGGAGCGCGGCGGCGGTGAAGGCGGCGGCTTGCTGGCCGACGAGCAGCCGCGTCTCACAGGAGGCTTGGATCGCGGCCTGCTCGATCGCGGCGACGGCGGCATCGAGCTCTTCGCCGGTGGGCGCAGAGACGGCGATGAGGCCGGTGTAGCGGAGGATGCCGTGGCCGGCGGTGAGGTCGGCTTCTTGCTGGAGCACGTCGTGATACTCGGCGGTCTGCGAGGCGTCCTCGATCTGGCCGATCTTCGCGCGCTGGGCCTGGTCGGAGATGTGCTCGACCTTCTTCCTGCGGATGTCGCGAGCAGCGGCATCGGAGCGCATCGGGGTGCAGATCAGCGAGAACGACCGCTGGATGCCGGTGGACAGCAGCACGGGCGACAGGAATCCCGGATAGACGAGCGACCTGGGCCACTCGCTGACCCAGAGCACCGCGTGGTGGGCGGAGTCGGTGCGCAGCTTGCCCCAGGTCTCGGTGACCGCAACCGGCCCTGCGGTCGCGAGGGACTGGCCGAGCCTGCCGTGCCGTTCCAGCGTGGCGGCGATCGCTGGGTCGTAGGCGGAACGCAGCATCACCGCGATGTGCCCTGGTGTCAGCCATCCCGACGGCGAGAGGTCGGCGGAGCGAAGCGCCGCGATGAGAGTGTTCATCTCTTGGCGCAGCACGGCGGCAGCACCGCGCATCCCGGCGCCCGCGGTCCTGATCTGCCGAGCGCTGGTCTTCATGTCCAGTGACAGCGAGAGGGTGGTGGCGTGGCGTTCGCCGGCGGGTCCGGCACGGTCGATGAGTTCTGCGTAGGTGTCGGCCGCCCATGATCCGTCCGGGGTGCCGTGGGTGGCCCACCATTCGGCCAGTCCGGTGCCGGAGTCCGGCAGAGTCCGCTCCAAGACCTGAAGAGTCGCGATCCGCCCGGAGCGGCAGACGGTGGCCAGCACCCGGCCCCAGGAGCTGACGCGGCGTTCCTGCTCGCCGGGATCGAGGAGCACGAACGCGGGATGGGTGACCTCGCACACCACGGTCAACGTGGCGGCGTGGGGGTCGTGGATCATCCCCGCTCCGGTGTCGGGGTCGGTG
Above is a window of Propioniciclava coleopterorum DNA encoding:
- the ppk2 gene encoding polyphosphate kinase 2 — its product is MDPNNLQEILEEGPGQRENLRQFIDKLVNEGYSVGDAEGPDPMLIDPGGRAVETWREDYPYDTLLTRDEYEAEKYKLQVELLKLQYWSQDNDIRHIILFEGRDAAGKGGTIKRFTEHLNPRAARVVALTKPTTKELGQWYFQRYIEHFPTFGEIVLFDRSWYNRAGVERVMGFCTDAQYETFMKQAPEFERMIVDAGIHLTKFWFSVTQREQRTRFAIRQIDPVRRWKLSPMDLESLDRWEDYTAAKEAMFERTDTDHAPWITIRSNDKKRARLNAMRAFLNQFDYEGRDDSVVLQPDPQIVSRGIDTVGD
- a CDS encoding recombinase family protein, coding for MTIIDADRTAIDSLVAPTPFPGSFAVSYLRVSTKEQAEKGGQAEGFSIPAQREANQRKADQLGATIIEEFVDAGESARKADRPELMRMIQYVAKHKTNYCIVHKVDRLARNRADDVTIHLALKDAGVTLVSATENIDETPSGMLLHGIMSSIAEFYSRNLATEVVKGLSQKAAQGGTVTKAPIGYRNVGVRDEFGREVRTVEIDEERAPLVRWAFQVFASGDWTTSQLHQELVARGLTTAASPRRPSRPIGKSSVHRMLTNPYYKGSVRYQGVTYAGAHEAIVPNEVWDQVQTVLGTHRSAADATQVHEHYLKGTVFCGQCGSRLLVCNAKSSQGTIYPYFVCASRHGGRGDCTRQAMLIEQVERLIERFYAKVQLDPETTQAVSAMIHARFDEMMAEGAAELADLASRRTQLEGEQQKLLQAHYAGAIPLDLLKKEQDRITASLETIEHRITAHHGHYADARANLDDSLKLLSNAADLYEHADDANRRLCNQALFRAIYIDEDNDVRVGYRNPYDGLSLSGLHADALSWAAEAKKMGQARTATKGGPLVASSHLTRLG
- a CDS encoding LysM peptidoglycan-binding domain-containing protein yields the protein MTEPGTAAPLPAPISHVVAAGDTLGKIAQQYGVTLDDLLSWNAISNPDLIQIGQTIELADPNVDKEYIVVAGDTVSELAARFGKRWVDIAAVNKLDDVNLIYVGQKLIIPAQGVARGR
- a CDS encoding type IV secretory system conjugative DNA transfer family protein, yielding MNQRQAGGMGDELTNAALIGLIGMFGIALVLRAGGSVAAFLTGTPQPDAGAAAGLAVLFNPGDPATALGADGLNPVAYWLVSAALLGGLATGIVWVWIVLRRHTRKTETDPHRLAGIATSHEVKTAASAKALLHRAATLRPSLESPAPQDVGYLLGASRGTEVWASVEDSILLIGPPRSGKGLHVVINAILDAPGAVVTTSTRPDNLTATLRARRRRGGPVAVFDPQHLAEGIPAGLRWSPIRGCDDPLTAMIRANGLAAATGLSAGGVESGGFWEGKTRTALQSLLHAAALDGRQPAELFRWTLDPSAASEAVAILNSHPNAAMGWDDSLAAMIDADPKTRDSIWQGVSLALAALADPRVLDAVTPGPHEHFDPETFLTEQGTLYLLATGAGAGASASLVAAFVEDLIETARRLAARSPGARLDPPLLLALDEIGNLAPLPSLPTLMAEGGGTGITTMPVLQSLAQARDRWSEHQAGAIWDASIVKIILGGASNSRDLQDLSTLIGERDEYTDSVTLGDHGTRSNQRSIRRVPILPPDRIRTLPFGTGIAMLRSAPPIVTDLRAWPTRPDAAQLRSDRDELETLLRHRPVT
- a CDS encoding single-stranded DNA-binding protein yields the protein MAIRTHQSISGFVASDPQLSYTDRGDARLYMKVGIEHYRKEPDNSFTQLETTFHDLIAYRGAAEQGAERLAKGDNIIADGRVRDYSYERNGQRYEGEEFIATRIGHDLARTRYEVDRSERTSGRDAAAFTGPQQAAPSTAAAIGM
- a CDS encoding ATP-binding protein, translating into MTEDRARLHTAVLVAPSKERRKLRKQRRKAEARLHAEQRRTALAAAKAKAEEERAERRATVYLPKAGESGAARLRTPGRFHLTRHQDTSATLAGAYPFVAEGGLGADGVFVGQDLYSGGSFVYDPWVLYARGIITAPNVVLAGIVGSGKSSLAKSLYTRSLPFGRRVYVPGDPKGEHTAVANAVGGRAIVLGHGLNTRLNPLDEGHRPSGLSDEQWASTVAARRRDLIGALAETVLARGLSPLEHTAIDIALTQTVRENDVPILPMVVDRILAPSADADGRLAEDGRLVGHALRRLVAGDLAGLFDGPSTVAFDPSLPMISLDLSRVTENSTLISVLMTCSSAWMESALLDPNGGQRWVIYDEAWRLMSHPALLRRMDAHWRLARHYGIANMLIFHKLTDLDNVGDQGSAMRSLANSLLANAETRIVYRQESDQLGPTATALGLTGTEQQLLPNLGVGQGLWRIKARSFVCQHQLHPDELALFDTSSRAAGGHR
- the orn gene encoding oligoribonuclease yields the protein MVWIDCEMTGLDLGADALIEVAALVTDGELNVLGEGVDVLIKPPAATLEAMGDFVRQMHTNSGLLDALESGTTLEDAEAQVLAYVREWVPEERKVPLAGNTVGTDRAFLARDMPTLEGHLHYRNIDVSTIKELAHRWFSRAYFNSPTKSGNHRALADIQESIEELRYYREAVFVASPGPDAAALRTLARKHQGALTGNRHPKAPAPVETRTEAAEI